Proteins from a single region of Zonotrichia leucophrys gambelii isolate GWCS_2022_RI chromosome 17, RI_Zleu_2.0, whole genome shotgun sequence:
- the DNM1 gene encoding dynamin-1 isoform X11, producing the protein MGNRGMEDLIPLVNRLQDAFAAIGQNANLDLPQIAVVGGQSAGKSSVLENFVGRDFLPRGSGIVTRRPLVLQLVNASTEYGEFLHCKGKKFTDFEEVRLEIEAETDRVTGSNKGISPVPINLRVYSPHVLNLTLVDLPGMTKVPVGDQPPDIEFQIRDMLMQFVTKENCLILAVSPANSDLANSDALKIAKEVDPQGQRTIGVITKLDLMDEGTDARDVLENKLLPLRRGYIGVVNRSQKDIDGKKDIQAALAAERKFFLSHPAYRHMADRMGTPFLQKVLNQQLTNHIRDTLPGLRNKLQSQLLSIEKEVEEYKNFRPDDPARKTKALLQMVQQFAVDFEKRIEGSGDQIDTYELSGGARINRIFHERFPFELVKMEFDEKELRREISYAIKNIHGIRTGLFTPDMAFETIVKKQVKKIKEPCLKCVDMVISELINTVRQCTKKLSQYPHLREEMERIVTTHIREREGRTKDQVMLLIDIELAYMNTNHEDFIGFANAQQRSSQMSKKKAAGNQVIRKGWLTINNIGIMKGGSKEYWFVLTAENLSWYKDDEEKEKKYMLPVDNLKLRDVEKGFMSSKHIFALFNTEQRNVYKDYRQLELACETQEEVDSWKASFLRAGVYPERVGASEAEENGGDSFMHSMDPQLERQVETIRNLVDSYMAIVNKTIRDLMPKTIMHLMINNTKDFIHSELLANLYSCGDQNTLMEESAEQAQRRDEMLRMYHALKEALNIIGDINTSTISTPMPPPVDDSWLQVQSVPSGRRSPTSSPTPQRRAPAVPPARPGSRGPAPGPPPAGGSTLGGAPPVPSRPGASPDPFGPPPQVPSRPNRAPPGVPSRRGPASPTRPTIIRPAEPSLLDL; encoded by the exons GGACTTTCTGCCACGTGGATCTGGCATCGTAACCCGGCGCCCACTGGTCCTTCAGCTGGTCAATGCCAGCACAG AATATGGCGAGTTCCTACactgcaaaggaaagaaattcacCGATTTTGAGGAGGTCCGTTTGGAGATTGAGGCTGAAACAGATCGTGTTACTGGCTCCAACAAAGGGATTTCCCCTGTGCCCATCAATCTCCGAGTCTACTCTCCCCATG TCCTGAACCTGACCTTGGTGGATCTGCCGGGGATGACAAAAGTCCCTGTAGGGGATCAGCCCCCTGACATCGAGTTCCAGATCCGAGACATGCTCATGCAGTTTGTCACCAAAGAGAACTGCCTCATCCTAGCAGTATCCCCAGCCAACTCTGATCTGGCCAATTCTGATGCCCTGAAGATTGCAAAGGAGGTGGATCCTCAAG gCCAACGCACCATTGGGGTCATCACCAAGCTGGATCTTATGGATGAAGGAACTGATGCACGAGATGTGTTAGAAAACAAATTGCTTCCCCTCCGTAGGG GTTACATTGGTGTGGTCAACAGAAGTCAGAAGGACATAGATGGCAAGAAGGACAttcaggcagctctggctgcagagaggaagTTTTTTCTCTCCCACCCAGCCTACAGACACATGGCTGATCGCATGGGAACCCCCTTCCTGCAGAAAGTTCTGAACCAG CAACTGACCAACCACATCCGTGACACGCTGCCAGGGCTGCGGAAcaagctgcagagccagctgctgtCCATTGAGAAGGAGGTGGAGGAGTACAAGAACTTCCGCCCCGATGACCCTGCTCGCAAGACCAAAGCTCTGCTTCA GATGGTCCAGCAGTTTGCTGTGGACTTTGAGAAACGCATTGAAGGCTCTGGAGACCAAATTGACACCTATGAGCTGTCGGGAGGAGCTCGGATCAACCGCATCTTCCACGAGCGTTTCCCCTTTGAGCTGGTGAAG ATGGAGTTTGATGAGAAGGAGCTGCGGCGGGAGATCAGCTACGCCATCAAGAACATCCACGGTATCAG AACCGGTCTCTTCACACCTGACATGGCCTTTGAGACCATTGTGAAAAAGCAGGTGAAGAAGATTAAAGAGCCTTGCCTGAAATGCGTGGACATGGTCATTTCGGAGTTAATCAATACTGTTAGACAGTGCACCAAGAAG ctcagccagtACCCTCACCTGcgggaggagatggagaggaTTGTCACCACCCAcatcagggagagagagggcAGGACCAAGGACCAG GTTATGCTTCTAATAGACATTGAGCTGGCTTACATGAACACAAACCACGAGGATTTCATTGGCTTTGCCAA TgctcagcagaggagcagccagaTGAGCAAGAAGAAGGCAGCTGGTAACCAG GTGATCCGGAAAGGCTGGCTCACCATCAACAACATTGGGATCATGAAGGGTGGCTCCAAGGAGTATTGGTTTGTCCTGACAGCAGAGAACCTCTCCTGGTACAAGGATGATGAG gagaaggagaagaagtaCATGTTACCAGTGGATAACCTGAAACTGCGGGATGTGGAGAAGGGCTTCATGTCCAGCAAGCACATCTTTGCTCTCTTCAACACTGAACAGAG GAATGTTTACAAGGACTAccggcagctggagctggcctGTGAGACCCAGGAGGAGGTGGACAGCTGGAAGGCTTCCTTCCTTAGGGCAGGAGTGTACCCAGAGCGTGTTGGG gCCAGTGAAGCAGAGGAGAATGGAGGAGATAGTTTCATGCACTCCATGGATCCTCAGCTGGAGAGACAAGTGGAAACGATCAGGAACCTGGTGGATTCCTACATGGCAATTGTCAACAAAACCATCAGAGACCTCATGCCGAAGACAATCATGCACCTCATGATAAACAAT ACCAAGGACTTCATCCATTCAGAGCTGCTGGCAAACCTGTACTCCTGCGGGGACCAGAACACGCTGATGGAGGAGTCGGCGGAGCAGGCGCAGCGGCGCGACGAGATGCTGCGCATGTACCACGCGCTGAAGGAGGCCCTCAACATCATCGGGGACATCAACACCAGCACCATCAGCACCCCCATGCCCCCACCGGTGGACGACTCCTGGCTGCAGGTGCAGAGCGTACCGTCCGGACGCAG GTCCCCCACATCCAGCCCCACGCCGCAGAggagagctcctgcagtgcccccCGCCAGACCTGGGTCTCGCGGACCGGCTCCTGGGCCACCTCCTGCTGGTGGCTCCACGCTGGGTGGTGccccccctgtgccctccaggcCAGGTGCCTCTCCTGATCCCTTCGGGCCCCCACCTCAGGTTCCTTCTCGGCCCAACCGTGCTCCTCCTGGTGTTCCCAG
- the DNM1 gene encoding dynamin-1 isoform X10 encodes MGNRGMEDLIPLVNRLQDAFAAIGQNANLDLPQIAVVGGQSAGKSSVLENFVGRDFLPRGSGIVTRRPLVLQLVNASTEYGEFLHCKGKKFTDFEEVRLEIEAETDRVTGSNKGISPVPINLRVYSPHVLNLTLVDLPGMTKVPVGDQPPDIEFQIRDMLMQFVTKENCLILAVSPANSDLANSDALKIAKEVDPQGQRTIGVITKLDLMDEGTDARDVLENKLLPLRRGYIGVVNRSQKDIDGKKDIQAALAAERKFFLSHPAYRHMADRMGTPFLQKVLNQQLTNHIRDTLPGLRNKLQSQLLSIEKEVEEYKNFRPDDPARKTKALLQMVQQFAVDFEKRIEGSGDQIDTYELSGGARINRIFHERFPFELVKMEFDEKELRREISYAIKNIHGIRTGLFTPDMAFETIVKKQVKKIKEPCLKCVDMVISELINTVRQCTKKLSQYPHLREEMERIVTTHIREREGRTKDQVMLLIDIELAYMNTNHEDFIGFANAQQRSSQMSKKKAAGNQVIRKGWLTINNIGIMKGGSKEYWFVLTAENLSWYKDDEEKEKKYMLPVDNLKLRDVEKGFMSSKHIFALFNTEQRNVYKDYRQLELACETQEEVDSWKASFLRAGVYPERVGDKDKASEAEENGGDSFMHSMDPQLERQVETIRNLVDSYMAIVNKTIRDLMPKTIMHLMINNTKDFIHSELLANLYSCGDQNTLMEESAEQAQRRDEMLRMYHALKEALNIIGDINTSTISTPMPPPVDDSWLQVQSVPSGRRSPTSSPTPQRRAPAVPPARPGSRGPAPGPPPAGGSTLGGAPPVPSRPGASPDPFGPPPQVPSRPNRAPPGVPRRGPASPTRPTIIRPAEPSLLDL; translated from the exons GGACTTTCTGCCACGTGGATCTGGCATCGTAACCCGGCGCCCACTGGTCCTTCAGCTGGTCAATGCCAGCACAG AATATGGCGAGTTCCTACactgcaaaggaaagaaattcacCGATTTTGAGGAGGTCCGTTTGGAGATTGAGGCTGAAACAGATCGTGTTACTGGCTCCAACAAAGGGATTTCCCCTGTGCCCATCAATCTCCGAGTCTACTCTCCCCATG TCCTGAACCTGACCTTGGTGGATCTGCCGGGGATGACAAAAGTCCCTGTAGGGGATCAGCCCCCTGACATCGAGTTCCAGATCCGAGACATGCTCATGCAGTTTGTCACCAAAGAGAACTGCCTCATCCTAGCAGTATCCCCAGCCAACTCTGATCTGGCCAATTCTGATGCCCTGAAGATTGCAAAGGAGGTGGATCCTCAAG gCCAACGCACCATTGGGGTCATCACCAAGCTGGATCTTATGGATGAAGGAACTGATGCACGAGATGTGTTAGAAAACAAATTGCTTCCCCTCCGTAGGG GTTACATTGGTGTGGTCAACAGAAGTCAGAAGGACATAGATGGCAAGAAGGACAttcaggcagctctggctgcagagaggaagTTTTTTCTCTCCCACCCAGCCTACAGACACATGGCTGATCGCATGGGAACCCCCTTCCTGCAGAAAGTTCTGAACCAG CAACTGACCAACCACATCCGTGACACGCTGCCAGGGCTGCGGAAcaagctgcagagccagctgctgtCCATTGAGAAGGAGGTGGAGGAGTACAAGAACTTCCGCCCCGATGACCCTGCTCGCAAGACCAAAGCTCTGCTTCA GATGGTCCAGCAGTTTGCTGTGGACTTTGAGAAACGCATTGAAGGCTCTGGAGACCAAATTGACACCTATGAGCTGTCGGGAGGAGCTCGGATCAACCGCATCTTCCACGAGCGTTTCCCCTTTGAGCTGGTGAAG ATGGAGTTTGATGAGAAGGAGCTGCGGCGGGAGATCAGCTACGCCATCAAGAACATCCACGGTATCAG AACCGGTCTCTTCACACCTGACATGGCCTTTGAGACCATTGTGAAAAAGCAGGTGAAGAAGATTAAAGAGCCTTGCCTGAAATGCGTGGACATGGTCATTTCGGAGTTAATCAATACTGTTAGACAGTGCACCAAGAAG ctcagccagtACCCTCACCTGcgggaggagatggagaggaTTGTCACCACCCAcatcagggagagagagggcAGGACCAAGGACCAG GTTATGCTTCTAATAGACATTGAGCTGGCTTACATGAACACAAACCACGAGGATTTCATTGGCTTTGCCAA TgctcagcagaggagcagccagaTGAGCAAGAAGAAGGCAGCTGGTAACCAG GTGATCCGGAAAGGCTGGCTCACCATCAACAACATTGGGATCATGAAGGGTGGCTCCAAGGAGTATTGGTTTGTCCTGACAGCAGAGAACCTCTCCTGGTACAAGGATGATGAG gagaaggagaagaagtaCATGTTACCAGTGGATAACCTGAAACTGCGGGATGTGGAGAAGGGCTTCATGTCCAGCAAGCACATCTTTGCTCTCTTCAACACTGAACAGAG GAATGTTTACAAGGACTAccggcagctggagctggcctGTGAGACCCAGGAGGAGGTGGACAGCTGGAAGGCTTCCTTCCTTAGGGCAGGAGTGTACCCAGAGCGTGTTGGG GACAAGGACAAA gCCAGTGAAGCAGAGGAGAATGGAGGAGATAGTTTCATGCACTCCATGGATCCTCAGCTGGAGAGACAAGTGGAAACGATCAGGAACCTGGTGGATTCCTACATGGCAATTGTCAACAAAACCATCAGAGACCTCATGCCGAAGACAATCATGCACCTCATGATAAACAAT ACCAAGGACTTCATCCATTCAGAGCTGCTGGCAAACCTGTACTCCTGCGGGGACCAGAACACGCTGATGGAGGAGTCGGCGGAGCAGGCGCAGCGGCGCGACGAGATGCTGCGCATGTACCACGCGCTGAAGGAGGCCCTCAACATCATCGGGGACATCAACACCAGCACCATCAGCACCCCCATGCCCCCACCGGTGGACGACTCCTGGCTGCAGGTGCAGAGCGTACCGTCCGGACGCAG GTCCCCCACATCCAGCCCCACGCCGCAGAggagagctcctgcagtgcccccCGCCAGACCTGGGTCTCGCGGACCGGCTCCTGGGCCACCTCCTGCTGGTGGCTCCACGCTGGGTGGTGccccccctgtgccctccaggcCAGGTGCCTCTCCTGATCCCTTCGGGCCCCCACCTCAGGTTCCTTCTCGGCCCAACCGTGCTCCTCCTGGTGTTCCCAG